One window of Papaver somniferum cultivar HN1 chromosome 9, ASM357369v1, whole genome shotgun sequence genomic DNA carries:
- the LOC113312936 gene encoding uncharacterized protein LOC113312936, whose protein sequence is MCKFFPAILEGEARKWFYNLPPGTVNSYETLVEAFLESYMHNNRPRPRVNSSAPKSTSNDVQRRPEKRPSPPTRGNGKKEWVAKEKRPRHEERTHTHLNAPLEEIFKEVEKRNDIIYPASRGIQFEETKDHPEYCHYHQCRGHSINNCREVKDIVQHLIRDGDLRQFFRHPARATATPDAPVHQVRIDRSTQFVNTISQSATQEYNLNHGIMSRIHKRYHNGKEIFSVAKTFPMETWMVQPIFFSAQDVPMNGQAHSDPLVITLLIEECGVRRILVDSRSSVEVLFYDTFKRMELSDDILVPSTYRIYGFNGTVTIPKGEVTLRVSDGGGYLDTLTTFCVVYVVSPYEAIIGRPWIAGIKGVASAYHQRLRFPTYKGIAEVVGDSQAARQCMQVDAQINEERRARQRREKNKSKEAKAPDDLEKVISQAVMAYETQ, encoded by the exons atgtgTAAATTCTTCCCGGCAATCCTGGAGGGCGAGGCAAGGAAGTGGTTCTACAATCTCCCACCAGGAACAGTCAATAGTTAtgagactctagtcgaagccttcctCGAAAGTTATATGCACAACAACAGACCTCGGCCCAGGGTCAACAG CTCAGCACCCAAGTCGACATCGAACGACGTTCAAAGACGGCCCGAGAAGAGACCGAGCCCACCTACACGAGGAAATGGGAAGAAGGAATGGGTAGCCAAAGAAAAGAGGCCGAGGCACGAGGAGAGAACACACACTCATTTGAAtgctccactagaagaaatcttcaaagaggtcGAAAAAAGGAATGACATCATATACCCAGCATCAAGAGGGATACAGTTTGAGGAGACCAAGGATCACCCGGAGTATTGTCATTATCATCAGTGTCGAGGCCACTCTATAAATAACTGCCGAGAAGTAAAAGACATCGTGCAACACCTTATTCGAGATGGTGACCTGAGACAATTCTTCCGACACCCAGCCCGGGCAACTGCTACGCCCGATGCACCTGTTCATCAGGTCCGAATCGACAGATCCACTCAGTTTGTCAACACGATTTCGCAGTCAGCCACTCAAGAGTACAATCTGAACCATGGGATCATGTCTAGAATCCACAAAAGGTACCATAACGGGAAAGAAATTTTCAGTGTAGCAAAGACTTTTCCGATGGAAACTTGGATGGTGCAACCTATCTTTTTCTCGGCTCAGGATGTCCCAATGAACGGCCAGGCTCACAGTGATCCCTTGGTCATCACCCTGCTGATTGAGGAATGTGGGGTAAGAAGGATACTGGTAGATAGTAGGAGCTCAGTCGAAGTACTCTTCTACGATACGTTCAAGAGGATGGAGCTATCAGATGATATACTCGTCCCATCAACATATCGTATATACGGCTTTAATGGGACCGTAACCATCCCAAAGGGCGAAGTAACCCTAAGGGTATCGGACGGAGGTGGTTACCTAGACACATTGACTACATTCTGTGTGGTCTATGTCGTCTCGCCCTATGAAGCTATTATCGGGAGACCGTGGATCGCtggaatcaaaggagtggcctcAGCCTATCATCAAAGGCTGCGATTTCCAACGTACAAGGGAATAGCCGAGGTCGTAGGCGATTCACAGGCAGCCCGACAGTGCATGCAAGTCGATGCCCAAATAAATGAGGAGCGGCGAGCACGACAAAGGAGGGAGAAGAACAAGTCTAAAGAAGCCAAAGCGCCAGATGACTTGGAAAAAGTTATTTCGCAGGCGGTCATGGCATACGAAACACAATGA